One segment of Caldisalinibacter kiritimatiensis DNA contains the following:
- the pyrH gene encoding UMP kinase → METPKYKRVILKLSGEALAGERGFGLDEKVISQIAKHIKKINELNVEVAIVVGGGNFWRGRSAEEMDRTTSDYMGMLGTVINALALQDALEKIDVMTRVQTAIEMRQIAEPYIRRKAVRHLEKGRVVIFAAGSGNPYFSTDTTSALRAAEIDAEVILLAKKGVDGVYDSDPKINKNASKFDKLKYIDILKKGLKVMDSTATSLCMDNKIPIIVFGIEEPENIVKIIMGEDIGTKIREE, encoded by the coding sequence ATGGAAACACCTAAGTATAAAAGAGTTATTTTAAAATTAAGTGGTGAAGCATTAGCTGGTGAACGAGGTTTCGGTTTAGATGAAAAAGTTATTTCACAGATAGCTAAACACATAAAAAAAATAAATGAGCTCAATGTAGAGGTAGCTATAGTAGTTGGTGGCGGAAATTTCTGGCGTGGCAGAAGCGCAGAAGAAATGGATAGAACAACATCAGATTATATGGGAATGCTAGGAACGGTAATTAATGCTTTAGCGCTACAGGATGCATTAGAAAAAATAGACGTAATGACAAGGGTACAAACAGCGATAGAGATGAGACAAATAGCTGAGCCATATATAAGAAGAAAAGCTGTAAGACATCTAGAAAAAGGAAGGGTAGTAATATTTGCAGCTGGTTCAGGTAATCCATACTTCTCTACAGATACTACATCTGCTTTAAGAGCAGCTGAGATAGATGCTGAGGTTATTTTGCTAGCTAAAAAAGGTGTAGATGGAGTATACGATTCAGATCCTAAAATAAATAAAAATGCTAGTAAATTCGATAAATTAAAATATATAGATATATTAAAAAAAGGACTAAAGGTTATGGATTCTACAGCAACTTCTCTTTGTATGGACAATAAAATTCCAATAATAGTATTTGGGATTGAAGAACCTGAGAATATAGTTAAAATAATAATGGGAGAAGATATTGGTACAAAAATAAGGGAGGAATAA
- the frr gene encoding ribosome recycling factor — translation MYLEIHKTAEEKMKKTLKVYKEELASTRAGRANPAILDKVMVEYYGTPTPLNQLANVSAPEPRTLVVQPFDINSIQDIEKAILKADLGLNPSNDGKIIRIVIPRLTEETRKELIKGLKKTTENARVAIRNERREANDKLKKMEKDGELTKDELKKAEEAVQELTDKYIEEIDKLMDKKENELMEV, via the coding sequence ATGTATTTAGAGATTCATAAGACAGCAGAGGAAAAAATGAAAAAGACTTTAAAAGTTTACAAGGAAGAGTTAGCTAGTACAAGAGCAGGTAGAGCTAATCCTGCGATCTTAGATAAAGTTATGGTAGAGTATTATGGAACACCTACACCATTAAATCAATTAGCTAATGTGTCAGCACCTGAACCAAGAACTTTAGTAGTACAGCCGTTTGATATAAATTCAATTCAAGATATAGAAAAAGCGATTTTAAAAGCAGACTTAGGATTAAATCCATCTAATGATGGCAAAATAATACGTATAGTTATTCCAAGGTTAACTGAAGAAACAAGAAAAGAGTTAATTAAAGGATTAAAGAAAACAACAGAAAATGCTAGAGTTGCAATAAGAAATGAAAGAAGAGAAGCTAATGATAAATTAAAAAAGATGGAGAAAGATGGAGAATTAACTAAGGATGAGTTGAAGAAAGCAGAGGAAGCTGTGCAAGAATTAACTGACAAATACATCGAAGAGATTGATAAATTGATGGATAAAAAAGAAAACGAGTTGATGGAGGTTTAA
- a CDS encoding isoprenyl transferase, with the protein MNLKNKKNEHKIRNDIDMNNLPKHIAIIMDGNGRWAKKRFMHRSAGHKAGVETVKEIVKAAGDIGIEYLTLYAFSTENWYRPKEEVDFLMKLLVDYLRKELNVLHENNVRINVIGNLDKLPEIPRQEVYKAIEKTKGNTKLKLNIALNYGGRSEIITAVKECINDVKNNIIDIHSIDEELFKKYLYTKDQPDPDLLIRPGGEYRVSNFLLYQMAYTEFWFSDIYWPDFKREDFFKAILDYQKRERRFGGI; encoded by the coding sequence ATGAATTTAAAAAATAAAAAAAATGAACATAAGATAAGAAATGACATAGATATGAATAATCTACCTAAACATATAGCCATTATTATGGATGGCAATGGTAGATGGGCTAAAAAAAGATTTATGCATAGATCTGCGGGTCATAAAGCAGGGGTAGAAACAGTGAAGGAAATAGTAAAGGCAGCAGGCGATATAGGCATAGAATACTTAACCCTTTATGCTTTTTCTACTGAAAATTGGTATCGACCAAAGGAAGAAGTAGACTTTCTGATGAAACTATTAGTGGATTATTTAAGAAAAGAATTAAACGTACTGCATGAGAACAATGTTAGAATTAATGTGATTGGTAACTTAGATAAGTTGCCAGAAATACCAAGACAAGAAGTTTATAAAGCTATCGAAAAAACGAAAGGTAATACCAAATTAAAATTAAATATAGCTCTTAACTATGGAGGTAGAAGTGAAATTATAACAGCGGTAAAAGAATGTATAAATGACGTTAAAAACAATATAATTGATATTCATTCGATAGATGAAGAGCTTTTTAAGAAATATCTTTATACTAAAGACCAACCGGATCCTGATTTACTGATTAGACCAGGTGGAGAATATAGAGTAAGTAATTTTTTATTATATCAAATGGCTTATACAGAATTTTGGTTTAGTGATATTTATTGGCCAGATTTTAAAAGAGAAGATTTTTTCAAAGCAATACTTGATTATCAAAAAAGAGAACGTAGATTTGGTGGTATCTAG
- a CDS encoding phosphatidate cytidylyltransferase, translated as MLKRIISGLVGFILLLTIVIKGGMALSISVLLLSLLGLYEFNSAVSKNGIKYVSIISYTFPFLLFLMFNIRGLGLNIQIILFIYILSILSILVLKKDLLLNDISVTLFSLLYIPFLLFHITLLDGNKLIWLVFITAFGTDTFAYFTGILFGKRKLCPELSPKKTIEGSIGGILGSLLLSLLFLKIFNIEHYVQLGILSIICSIMAQIGDLAASKIKRISNIKDYGNIMPGHGGVLDRFDSILFTAPIVYYYITYLL; from the coding sequence ATGCTAAAGAGAATTATAAGTGGATTAGTAGGTTTTATTTTGCTATTAACCATTGTTATAAAAGGTGGAATGGCATTAAGTATTTCAGTACTTCTACTTTCTTTGTTGGGTTTATATGAATTCAACAGTGCTGTTAGTAAAAATGGAATAAAATATGTGAGCATAATAAGTTATACTTTTCCATTTTTACTTTTCTTAATGTTTAACATTAGAGGTTTGGGTTTAAATATTCAAATAATTTTATTTATTTATATTCTTTCGATTTTAAGTATATTAGTGCTAAAAAAAGACTTATTACTAAATGATATAAGTGTTACTCTGTTTAGTCTTTTATATATTCCTTTTCTTTTATTTCATATAACTCTTTTAGATGGAAATAAATTGATTTGGTTAGTGTTTATAACTGCATTTGGTACAGATACTTTTGCATATTTTACTGGCATCCTATTTGGAAAAAGAAAGTTGTGTCCAGAACTAAGTCCAAAGAAAACTATAGAAGGTTCAATTGGTGGTATACTAGGGAGTCTATTATTGAGTTTGTTGTTCCTTAAAATATTTAATATAGAACATTATGTTCAGTTAGGAATTTTAAGCATAATATGTTCTATTATGGCACAAATAGGGGATTTAGCTGCATCTAAGATTAAAAGAATATCAAATATAAAGGATTACGGAAATATAATGCCGGGACATGGTGGTGTTTTAGATAGATTTGATAGCATATTATTTACGGCACCTATTGTATATTATTATATAACTTATTTATTATAA
- a CDS encoding 1-deoxy-D-xylulose-5-phosphate reductoisomerase, which yields MIFLKYISILGSTGSIGRQALDVIRNNQNYKVVGLSANNNIELLEEQAQEFKPNIIAVYNEEKAKILKHRLDGSDIEVVSGLEGLNRVATESSANIVLTSVVGMIGLIPTLKAIEHGKSIALANKETLVTAGKLVMNAAKDKGISIIPVDSEHSAIFQCLNTENEKEISKIILTASGGPFRGMNYDEIKDVTVKDALKHPNWSMGKKITIDSATMMNKGLEVIEAKWLFNIDIEKIDVVVHPQSIVHSMVEYVDGSIIAQLGITDMRIPIQYALTYPRRTSNNLEKLNLSRIGTLTFEKPNYKTFPCLALAYEAIKIGGTMPAVLNAANEVAVDMFLKEKIKFYDIPRIIEHTMEKHSIIKEATMDDILNSDKWARKIISKDFKG from the coding sequence GTGATTTTTTTGAAGTACATAAGTATATTGGGGTCGACAGGTTCGATAGGAAGGCAAGCTTTAGATGTAATAAGGAATAATCAAAATTATAAAGTGGTAGGATTATCAGCAAACAATAATATAGAATTGTTAGAAGAACAAGCTCAAGAGTTTAAGCCTAATATTATAGCAGTATATAATGAGGAAAAGGCTAAAATACTAAAGCACAGACTAGATGGAAGTGATATAGAAGTAGTTAGTGGACTAGAAGGATTAAATAGAGTAGCTACTGAAAGTTCTGCTAATATTGTTTTAACTTCAGTAGTTGGTATGATAGGTCTTATACCTACTTTAAAGGCTATTGAACATGGGAAATCAATTGCATTAGCAAATAAAGAAACGCTAGTAACTGCAGGTAAACTAGTAATGAATGCAGCAAAAGATAAAGGAATAAGTATAATACCAGTTGATAGTGAGCATTCAGCTATATTTCAGTGTTTGAACACTGAAAATGAAAAAGAAATCTCGAAGATAATATTAACTGCCTCTGGAGGACCATTTAGAGGAATGAATTATGATGAGATAAAGGATGTAACCGTAAAGGACGCATTAAAACATCCTAACTGGTCAATGGGTAAAAAAATTACTATAGATTCTGCAACGATGATGAACAAAGGGTTAGAGGTAATAGAAGCTAAGTGGTTATTTAATATTGACATTGAAAAAATTGATGTTGTAGTACATCCTCAGAGTATAGTTCATTCTATGGTAGAATACGTTGATGGCAGTATAATTGCACAATTAGGTATTACAGATATGAGAATACCTATACAGTATGCTTTAACTTATCCAAGGAGAACTTCAAATAATCTAGAAAAATTGAATTTATCGAGAATAGGAACGCTTACTTTTGAAAAACCAAATTATAAAACTTTTCCATGCCTTGCATTAGCCTATGAAGCAATAAAAATAGGAGGTACTATGCCTGCTGTTTTAAATGCTGCTAATGAGGTTGCTGTTGACATGTTTTTAAAAGAAAAAATTAAGTTTTATGACATTCCTAGAATAATCGAACACACAATGGAAAAACATAGCATCATTAAGGAAGCAACTATGGATGATATTTTAAATAGTGATAAATGGGCAAGAAAAATAATATCTAAAGATTTTAAAGGATAG
- the rseP gene encoding RIP metalloprotease RseP, producing MTTAIAAIFVFFLVVMIHELGHFVAAKSVGIKVHEFSIGMGPRLFKIGKGETEYSIRAIPIGGYVKMEGEDEHSDDIRSFNNKPVTARMATIAAGPIMNFILAIIVYGLITLFVGANTTIVADIDKNYPEYKAGLRSGDRIVKVNDKYINSWDEYINNLNKAGDEKFSITVLRENEELKFSIKPATRKFIGITPQMENNKPTTVIAMVDNTLPAYEAGIKSGDKIIKINNQDIKTWEDIKEGINRPRSGIVEITVLRNGEEINFKIKPKEQPIVGFTTEVDKSIGFAIKNGFKRTIFYIGMMFEFFGKLLSGRVASNQIAGPVGVINLVGEAAKLGFIPLLSLAGFISINLGFFNLLPIPALDGSRLLFQIIELFRGKPIDPEKEGFIHFVGFVFLILLMIFVTYKDIIRLNVF from the coding sequence GTGACTACAGCTATAGCTGCAATTTTTGTATTTTTTTTAGTAGTGATGATTCATGAATTGGGTCATTTTGTAGCTGCTAAATCAGTAGGTATTAAGGTTCATGAATTTTCAATTGGTATGGGACCAAGATTATTTAAAATAGGCAAAGGAGAAACTGAGTATTCAATAAGAGCAATACCAATTGGTGGGTATGTTAAAATGGAAGGTGAAGATGAACATTCAGATGATATAAGGAGCTTTAACAATAAACCTGTAACAGCTAGGATGGCAACAATAGCAGCAGGTCCTATAATGAATTTTATATTAGCTATTATTGTATATGGGTTAATTACCTTATTCGTTGGAGCTAATACTACTATTGTTGCTGATATTGATAAAAATTATCCTGAATATAAGGCTGGATTAAGAAGTGGAGATAGGATTGTAAAAGTTAATGATAAGTATATTAATTCATGGGATGAATATATAAACAACTTGAATAAAGCTGGAGATGAGAAATTTAGTATCACAGTATTAAGAGAGAATGAAGAACTAAAATTTAGCATTAAGCCAGCTACTAGAAAGTTTATAGGAATAACACCACAAATGGAAAATAACAAACCTACTACTGTAATAGCTATGGTAGATAATACTCTTCCAGCATATGAGGCAGGTATCAAGAGTGGAGATAAAATAATTAAAATAAACAACCAAGATATAAAAACTTGGGAGGATATTAAAGAGGGAATAAATAGACCTCGTAGTGGTATTGTAGAAATTACAGTACTAAGAAATGGGGAAGAAATCAATTTTAAAATTAAACCTAAAGAGCAGCCCATAGTAGGCTTTACAACAGAAGTTGATAAGTCTATTGGATTCGCTATAAAAAATGGTTTTAAGAGGACTATATTTTATATTGGTATGATGTTTGAATTCTTTGGGAAATTATTATCAGGTAGAGTAGCTTCGAATCAAATTGCAGGACCTGTAGGTGTTATTAATCTTGTCGGAGAAGCAGCAAAATTAGGTTTTATTCCATTATTATCACTTGCAGGGTTTATAAGCATAAACTTAGGATTTTTTAATTTATTGCCAATACCTGCTTTGGACGGTAGTAGATTATTGTTTCAGATTATTGAATTATTTAGAGGAAAGCCTATAGACCCTGAAAAAGAAGGGTTTATACATTTTGTTGGCTTTGTGTTTTTGATACTTTTAATGATTTTTGTAACTTATAAAGATATTATTAGACTTAATGTATTCTAG
- the ispG gene encoding flavodoxin-dependent (E)-4-hydroxy-3-methylbut-2-enyl-diphosphate synthase, whose amino-acid sequence MRRKTKPVYYGDIGVGGDAPITVQSMTNTDTRDVSSTVKQIKALTEKGCDIIRVAVPDMDAAKVLNKIKKQIDIPLIADIHFDYRLAIEAVNQSVDGLRINPGNIGSKERVKEVVKVCKEHGVPIRIGVNSGSIGREYLRQYGGVNETSMVQSALDHIKILEDMDFTDIVVSLKASDVRLTINAYKKMAEYVDYPFHVGITEAGTMMTGTIKSSIGIGSLLLMGLADTIRVSLTENPIKEVEVGRQILNVLGLRRDNVEIISCPTCGRTEVDLIKLVKEAEEKLKDLNAPLKVAIMGCVVNGPGEAREADIGIAAGKGVGLIFSKGKIIKKVKEEKLIDELIHAIKKTYGC is encoded by the coding sequence ATGAGAAGAAAGACTAAACCAGTTTATTATGGAGATATTGGAGTTGGTGGAGATGCTCCTATAACAGTACAATCTATGACTAATACTGACACTCGAGATGTTTCGAGTACAGTTAAGCAAATAAAAGCTTTAACGGAAAAAGGTTGTGACATAATTAGAGTGGCTGTTCCTGATATGGATGCTGCTAAAGTTTTAAATAAAATAAAAAAACAAATAGATATTCCATTAATAGCAGATATACATTTTGATTATAGGCTTGCTATAGAAGCTGTTAACCAAAGTGTAGACGGTTTAAGAATTAATCCGGGAAACATAGGTTCAAAAGAAAGAGTAAAAGAAGTAGTTAAAGTTTGTAAAGAGCATGGAGTCCCTATTAGAATTGGTGTCAACTCAGGCTCAATAGGCAGGGAATATTTAAGGCAATATGGAGGAGTAAATGAGACTTCAATGGTACAAAGTGCTTTAGACCATATTAAAATTTTAGAAGATATGGATTTTACAGATATTGTAGTTTCTTTAAAGGCTTCAGATGTAAGATTAACTATTAATGCATATAAAAAAATGGCTGAATATGTTGATTATCCTTTTCATGTTGGGATAACAGAGGCTGGGACTATGATGACAGGAACAATAAAATCTTCAATTGGAATTGGTTCTTTATTATTGATGGGGTTAGCGGATACAATAAGAGTATCTTTGACTGAAAATCCAATTAAGGAAGTTGAAGTTGGTAGACAGATACTTAATGTATTAGGTCTTAGGAGAGATAATGTAGAAATTATTTCATGTCCAACTTGTGGGAGGACAGAGGTAGATTTAATTAAATTAGTCAAAGAAGCTGAAGAAAAATTAAAAGATCTAAACGCACCTTTAAAGGTTGCTATTATGGGGTGTGTAGTTAACGGTCCTGGAGAAGCTAGAGAGGCTGATATAGGAATTGCAGCAGGAAAGGGTGTAGGATTAATTTTTAGCAAAGGGAAGATAATTAAAAAAGTAAAGGAAGAAAAATTGATTGATGAGCTTATACATGCGATTAAAAAAACCTATGGTTGCTAA
- a CDS encoding glycosyltransferase family 2 protein produces MYYVTAVIPAYNEEKTIGDVISTVKQVDLVDSIVVVSDGSEDRTADIAKLHDVEVIELEENMGKGGAIRKGVDNSKGDIILFLDADLIGLKTVHITKLLLPVINDECDMTIGVFSNGRFATDLAQKVAPYLSGQRAVKRHIIEGMDNIDITNYGVEVAITKYVNRYDIKTNEVILDNLTHVMKEEKLGVVKGLAARLKMYWDIAKMLSIGE; encoded by the coding sequence ATGTACTATGTTACTGCTGTTATACCTGCGTATAATGAAGAAAAAACTATAGGGGATGTTATATCAACAGTTAAGCAAGTAGATTTAGTTGATAGTATTGTTGTTGTGAGTGATGGGTCTGAAGATAGAACAGCTGACATTGCAAAATTACATGATGTTGAGGTAATTGAATTGGAAGAAAATATGGGAAAAGGTGGAGCAATAAGAAAAGGGGTAGATAATAGTAAAGGTGATATTATCTTGTTTTTAGATGCTGACTTAATAGGTTTAAAGACTGTTCATATAACAAAATTATTATTACCAGTTATTAATGATGAATGTGACATGACTATTGGTGTGTTTAGTAACGGAAGATTTGCAACTGATTTAGCTCAAAAGGTAGCACCATACCTTTCGGGTCAAAGAGCAGTTAAAAGACATATAATAGAAGGAATGGACAATATAGATATAACAAATTATGGAGTAGAAGTAGCAATAACAAAATATGTTAATAGATACGACATAAAGACAAATGAAGTTATTTTAGATAACTTGACTCATGTTATGAAAGAAGAAAAATTAGGAGTGGTAAAAGGACTTGCTGCTAGACTGAAAATGTATTGGGATATTGCTAAAATGTTAAGTATAGGGGAATAA
- a CDS encoding MgtC/SapB family protein — MTLNIEQIVLRLFLSIILSGLIGLERETVKRPAGFRTHILVCVGSTLIMLVGIYIFEIFRFQTKLDPARLGAQVISGIGFLGAGTIIKEGNTVKGLTTAAGLWAVACIGLAVGAGFYIGAIITSLLALVTLLAFTKLEKRIKNRLNYMKINLKVVNKPGQIGKIGKLMGDLGINIDRIEVDCDNEEIVNINMIIKIERSEDKIIILDKLRDIEGIIKVYHSK, encoded by the coding sequence ATGACGTTGAACATTGAGCAAATAGTGTTGAGGTTATTTCTCTCAATAATACTATCTGGCTTAATAGGACTAGAGAGGGAGACTGTAAAGAGGCCAGCTGGATTTAGAACTCATATACTAGTTTGTGTAGGGTCTACATTAATAATGCTTGTTGGTATATATATATTTGAAATATTTAGGTTCCAAACAAAATTAGATCCTGCTAGATTAGGGGCTCAAGTAATAAGTGGAATAGGCTTCTTAGGAGCAGGTACTATTATAAAAGAAGGAAATACAGTTAAAGGATTAACGACTGCTGCAGGGCTATGGGCAGTGGCCTGTATAGGATTGGCAGTTGGAGCTGGGTTTTATATTGGAGCTATTATAACTAGTTTGTTAGCATTAGTGACTTTGCTAGCATTTACAAAACTGGAAAAAAGAATAAAAAACAGATTAAACTATATGAAGATAAACCTTAAGGTTGTAAATAAGCCTGGGCAAATAGGTAAAATAGGTAAACTTATGGGAGATTTAGGAATCAATATTGATAGAATAGAAGTTGATTGTGATAATGAAGAAATAGTTAATATAAATATGATTATAAAAATTGAAAGAAGCGAGGATAAAATAATTATACTAGATAAACTGAGAGATATAGAAGGAATTATAAAAGTTTATCATAGTAAGTAA